Proteins from a single region of Eremothecium gossypii ATCC 10895 chromosome VI, complete sequence:
- a CDS encoding diacylglycerol/lipid kinase family protein (NOHBY633; No homolog in Saccharomyces cerevisiae; Syntenic homolog of Kluyveromyces lactis KLLA0A00550g) — protein sequence MKETELFCKEGLEYAVAELWEEGKLRSVELAVREGRGAEARAPGGPLVVLDSVRSGAGREPATDFYAKVMGPVLAVLSVEHEYVRTSSAASVRELAETFPRTSETTVLVMSGDTTISEFVNALGSGAGVTVYALPLGTANAWAHSVGLGTPAKALQAFVQGRVHAVPFPLYRARFPSGYSIRFFIVLSAGFHANLLHLCNDERYQRLGVERFREASTEILDRYALAEHVRVRAADGSEQLAGLYAYFALLNTPHLEETYVPSPLSDPLLKQLHVLAFEAELSRDKLNELLMAGYSTIRGSALSAPGLVYRNLGDSFTLSIENGASDRVANELCVDGHLLNLVDLQAPGDVFDGSIEVGVVPASFGLKALVPAHIS from the coding sequence ATGAAGGAGACGGAATTGTTCTGTAAGGAGGGGCTGGAGTACGCGGTTGCAGAGCTGTGGGAAGAAGGTAAGCTGCGGTCTGTCGAGCTTGCGGTGCGGGAAGGCAGGGGCGCAGAAGCGCGGGCACCGGGGGGGCCGCTGGTGGTACTGGACTCGGTGCGGTCGGGCGCGGGGCGCGAGCCTGCGACGGATTTCTACGCGAAGGTGATGGGGCCTGTGTTGGCGGTGCTGAGTGTGGAACACGAGTACGTGCGGACCTCCTCTGCGGCCAGCGTGCGTGAGCTCGCAGAAACGTTCCCGCGCACGTCGGAGACGACGGTGCTGGTGATGTCCGGGGACACCACGATCTCGGAGTTTGTCAATGCTCTGGGCTCGGGCGCGGGCGTGACAGTGTACGCACTGCCGCTGGGGACTGCCAATGCGTGGGCTCACTCTGTGGGCCTGGGGACCCCTGCGAAGGCGCTGCAGGCGTTTGTGCAGGGACGGGTGCACGCCGTGCCATTTCCGCTATACCGTGCGCGCTTCCCGAGTGGCTACTCGATACGCTTCTTCATTGTGCTGTCTGCAGGGTTCCATGCGAACTTGCTGCACCTCTGTAACGATGAAAGGTACCAGCGGCTCGGCGTTGAGCGCTTCCGCGAGGCAAGCACCGAGATCCTCGATCGGTACGCATTAGCAGAACACGTCAGGGTGCGCGCAGCAGACGGCTCTGAGCAGTTGGCAGGGTTGTATGCCTACTTCGCCCTGCTGAACACGCCGCACCTTGAGGAAACATATGTCCCGTCGCCCTTGTCCGATCCGCTTCTTAAGCAGCTGCACGTATTAGCGTTTGAAGCTGAGCTGTCGCGTGACAAACTGAACGAATTGTTGATGGCAGGCTACTCGACTATTCGTGGCAGTGCATTGAGTGCGCCAGGGTTGGTGTATCGGAACTTGGGCGACAGCTTCACATTATCCATCGAAAATGGCGCTTCTGATCGGGTGGCCAACGAATTGTGCGTTGATGGCCACCTGCTCAACCTCGTAGATCTGCAAGCGCCAGGAGACGTGTTTGACGGGAGCATCGAGGTCGGCGTGGTTCCGGCTTCTTTTGGTCTGAAGGCGCTGGTTCCAGCTCATATATCCTAG
- the PCC1 gene encoding chromatin DNA-binding EKC/KEOPS complex subunit PCC1 (Syntenic homolog of Saccharomyces cerevisiae YKR095W-A (PCC1); 1-intron), with amino-acid sequence MDHTLHLHVPFESARLADIAARALAPDPLLRPEELSVSFASDGASLNIKLAAIDARVLRVATNSIFEALKTVVETADELDF; translated from the exons ATGGACCACACACT CCACCTCCACGTCCCGTTCGAGTCCGCGCGCCTCGCTGATATCGCCGCGCGTGCGCTTGCTCCCGacccgctgctgcgtcCGGAAGAGCTATCCGTTTCCTTCGCATCAGATGGCGCGAGCCTGAACATCAAGCTCGCTGCTATCGACGCACGCGTGCTACGCGTGGCCACCAACAGCATCTTCGAGGCGCTCAAGACTGTCGTGGAGACCGCCGATGAGCTCGATTTCTAA
- a CDS encoding PIN domain-containing protein (Syntenic homolog of Saccharomyces cerevisiae YIL151C and YKR096W), with the protein MQVNEVAMEESGTRMDTALHQKRHSSALGGCRDGLAKRRGPRGGLTACGLVVDAIGAEPGSPSYLPTTSSSNLDAAARAIDNSSLRQVSSTTLHDTRLELPSRLSSSPVQVALDPYLTCADGQSCIVDRVEHFGYPQEEPSPRMGARPKEGVPQSLWSPHSKSGFNTHSKAVASNSGRRGYPCTGSRFADAAGGEQLDDQGPSSNGNNGSSNNGDASGEGAGHPGGGKSSAGGASNGSRGNSDNSANNNSNGNNSGNSNDSDNNGNSDSSVPTVAVTAKQSSQALMEKLQEIYRNIVRQETELQQRCSQLTTSQTTDLKNLWIIYKVNAELIDNYFMFITTALLPTQPEADLLIGKEIIEVYRIERRLWVYGTITFLDVLKNFSNFMDPEVCCQFIIYVFISISNMLGDIPPKFSIIWLERLGDLSRMAIALYPSGFIDWKLSAEHWYHEALKYTFGHGKLYYHMSTVQQNTLAAFVNLGKSVFCRDTFIPSQQYMQLVIDNIYQRAFAERNSGHHRNAHLVEYLKHTEVMLLPSFLESSELQDVVLAFFEQKFGVTSNVDFFDPRLVFVQDSERLKHFFRHASLYAESHLLQLVGFGDPRNPFALLFELPKHLKERKDRREKRKSKSSTSTQYDTSIDDDCAFAAPSEFFETIDSTKYIYKFPDDINIWKESLSYANVTAMKCSMIVLRKFLHGPLLTALPHLLPWGYFLAATNSRVITIPQDEIRRFWVALVRQLFPFNTIITFLNVLLLYMNNQTQANFPFDEYFEQFIDMSLADLVGYFCENEELPEVWECWGTLWFDALNTKHITNLTDINSTGVKDHMFMDSPIDGISFDHNDESGEKFWKRCARVILLFRALALECPFGLREISGGRNWRSLVFKFEEPPSEWCDMYLEPFTLVFDTFEQISPVNLDQRATPYCGMTPDIDIRTLQGYRILLPDYYCFNRNGDMITGSLYTIGTLESSGIHGGDDFNGKRLLENGELVSTERRDYNSLIDREEQPIMDEFLRHTHCKNDVRWEQMLPRGDLHCFADTHVTYFVLDATTWLRHFGHVYKLAANNILKFAICLTTFQELRFLRKSKDESVLEAATRAVITVRQLYYERKLLPLRFTGNVAGHLEEHLEIEEQMTWRSHVDEFVIEAIHKAQDKFNALNDDAKAASRDCIPTGADQRFNFIALVTDDLNMRNKAGAQNIKAFSTRFMFSVCNELGHAKNVCTN; encoded by the coding sequence ATGCAGGTGAACGAGGTGGCGATGGAAGAGTCGGGGACCAGAATGGACACGGCGCTGCACCAGAAGCGGCACAGCTCTGCGCTGGGTGGCTGCCGAGACGGGCTAGCGAAGCGGCGGGGGCCGCGCGGGGGACTAACGGCGTGTGGGCTCGTTGTCGACGCGATAGGCGCAGAGCCCGGGTCGCCGAGCTATCTGCCGACAACGTCGTCGTCGAACCTGGACGCGGCGGCACGGGCCATTGACAACAGCAGTCTGAGGCAGGTGTCCAGCACGACCTTGCACGACACACGGCTCGAGCTGCCGTCTCGGCTGTCGAGTTCGCCGGTGCAAGTGGCGCTGGATCCGTATCTCACCTGCGCAGACGGTCAGAGTTGCATAGTAGATAGAGTCGAGCATTTTGGCTATCCGCAGGAGGAGCCGAGCCCGCGCATGGGCGCAAGGCCCAAGGAAGGCGTGCCGCAGTCGCTGTGGTCTCCGCATAGCAAGAGCGGCTTCAACACACATAGCAAAGCGGTCGCGAGCAACAGTGGGAGGCGGGGTTACCCGTGCACTGGCAGCCGCTTCGCTGATGCCGCTGGGGGCGAGCAGCTCGACGACCAGGGGCCCAGTTCCAACGGTAATAACGGCAGCAGTAACAACGGCGACGCGTCTGGGGAGGGCGCTGGCCATCCCGGGGGCGGAAAAAGCAGCGCGGGGGGCGCCAGCAACGGGTCCCGCGGAAATAGTGACAACAGCGCGAACAATAATAGCAACGGAAACAACAGCGGCAACAGCAATGACAGCGATAATAATGGCAACAGCGACAGTAGTGTTCCTACCGTCGCGGTGACAGCTAAACAGTCCAGCCAGGCCCTAATGGAGAAATTGCAAGAGATCTACAGAAATATTGTAAGGCAGGAAACCGAACTACAACAAAGGTGTTCCCAGCTGACTACATCGCAGACGACTGACCTGAAAAATTTGTGGATTATTTATAAAGTGAATGCCGAGCTCATTGACAATTATTTCATGTTCATAACCACCGCCTTGTTACCTACACAGCCTGAGGCAGACTTATTGATTGGGAAGGAAATTATTGAGGTGTACAGAATTGAACGTCGGCTCTGGGTATATGGCACTATAACCTTCCTAGACGTGCTTAAAAACTTCTCCAATTTTATGGATCCGGAAGTTTGCTGCCAATTTATCATTTATGTCTTCATCTCCATCTCCAATATGCTTGGAGATATCCCACCTAAATTCAGTATCATCTGGCTTGAACGACTGGGCGACCTGTCGCGCATGGCCATAGCTTTGTATCCGTCTGGATTTATCGACTGGAAGCTCAGCGCAGAGCACTGGTATCACGAAGCGCTCAAATACACATTTGGGCATGGAAAGCTCTATTATCATATGTCTACAGTGCAGCAAAACACGTTGGCTGCATTTGTAAATCTGGGGAAAAGCGTTTTTTGCAGAGACACATTTATCCCATCCCAGCAATACATGCAGCTGGTAATCGACAATATCTACCAGCGCGCTTTCGCAGAAAGGAACAGCGGACATCATAGAAATGCACACCTTGTGGAATACCTAAAGCACACCGAGGTAATGCTATTGCCGAGCTTCTTAGAAAGCTCTGAGTTGCAGGATGTTGTCCTAGCGTTTTTCGAGCAGAAGTTCGGGGTTACGTCAAACGTCGATTTCTTTGACCCTCGACTCGTTTTTGTTCAGGATAGCGAAAGGTTAAAACATTTCTTCAGGCATGCATCCCTGTATGCTGAATCGCACCTATTACAACTAGTTGGTTTCGGTGATCCGAGGAATCCTTTTGCTTTGTTGTTTGAATTACCAAAACACTTAAAGGAGCGCAAAGACCGGAGGGAGAAACGTAAATCAAAATCTTCCACTTCAACTCAGTATGATACATCAATTGACGACGACTGCGCTTTTGCAGCACCCTCGGAGTTTTTTGAGACTATTGATTCGACCAAGTACATATACAAATTCCCTGACGATATTAACATCTGGAAAGAATCTCTCTCATACGCCAATGTTACTGCCATGAAATGTAGTATGATTGTCCTGCGGAAGTTTCTGCATGGTCCATTGCTAACAGCTTTACCACATCTGCTACCATGGGGATACTTCTTGGCTGCTACTAATTCGCGGGTAATCACAATTCCTCAGGATGAAATTAGGAGGTTCTGGGTGGCGTTAGTACGACAGCTGTTTCCTTTTAACACCATAATCACCTTTCTGAACGTTTTGCTTCTGTATATGAATAACCAAACTCAAGCAAACTTTCCATTCGACGAGTACTTCGAACAGTTCATCGACATGTCGCTAGCCGACCTCGTAGGTTATTTCTGCGAGAACGAGGAACTTCCTGAAGTATGGGAGTGTTGGGGGACCCTTTGGTTCGACGCATTGAACACTAAGCATATCACAAATTTGACAGACATAAATTCAACAGGCGTTAAGGATCACATGTTTATGGACTCGCCTATTGACGGTATTAGCTTTGACCACAATGATGAAAGTGGCGAGAAATTCTGGAAAAGGTGTGCGCGGGTGATTCTGTTATTCCGTGCACTTGCATTGGAGTGTCCATTCGGTCTTCGGGAGATCAGTGGCGGTAGGAACTGGCGCTCTCTTGTCTTCAAGTTTGAAGAACCACCCTCAGAATGGTGCGATATGTACCTTGAGCCGTTCACCCTTGTATTTGACACTTTTGAGCAAATATCACCAGTAAACCTAGATCAACGAGCGACTCCTTACTGCGGTATGACACCTGACATAGATATACGCACCCTACAGGGATACAGGATACTGTTGCCTGACTACTATTGCTTTAACAGAAATGGAGACATGATCACCGGATCTCTTTACACCATTGGTACTCTGGAAAGCAGTGGTATCCATGGGGGTGACGATTTCAATGGCAAAAGGCTCTTAGAGAACGGCGAGCTTGTGAGCACAGAGAGGCGCGACTATAACAGCCTGATAGATAGGGAAGAGCAGCCCATTATGGACGAGTTCCTCAGACATACACATTGCAAAAATGACGTCCGCTGGGAGCAAATGCTCCCTCGCGGAGATCTTCACTGCTTTGCTGATACGCATGTCACATACTTCGTGCTCGACGCAACGACATGGCTGCGCCACTTTGGCCATGTTTACAAGCTCGCCGCGAACAACATATTGAAGTTTGCCATCTGTCTCACCACTTTCCAGGAGCTGCGCTTTCTTCGCAAGTCGAAAGATGAGAGCGTGCTCGAAGCCGCCACGCGAGCCGTCATCACCGTGCGCCAGCTGTACTACGAGCGCAAGTTACTGCCTCTCCGCTTCACTGGCAACGTCGCAGGCCATCTCGAGGAGCATCTTGAGATTGAGGAACAGATGACGTGGCGCTCGCATGTAGACGAGTTCGTCATCGAGGCCATTCATAAGGCACAGGACAAGTTCAACGCGCTTAACGACGATGCCAAGGCTGCGTCACGTGACTGTATTCCCACCGGCGCAGACCAGCGCTTCAACTTCATCGCGCTTGTTACGGATGACCTCAACATGCGAAATAAGGCTGGTGCCCAGAACATCAAGGCCTTCTCTACGCGCTTCATGTTTTCCGTGTGCAACGAGCTCGGCCACGCCAAGAATGTATGTACAAACTAG
- a CDS encoding AFR291Cp (Syntenic homolog of Saccharomyces cerevisiae YIL152W) translates to MAQREVRRGAVLRQEGRRPLRVMARAAAPLATGRWLCEVVPAAVAVRAVRAAPATAAMQALVCAGRRTSPGQSSQAVRMGGRGADMPERIQSALGRFATECKVRRSRSRLGMERDGPTGPQVVVAICPVGARLVALHTAMGTIVVVAGGPGGGWQLGDRICTDGPLTFALYTGVYWSVGWRAEREASV, encoded by the coding sequence ATGGCACAGCGGGAAGTAAGACGGGGAGCCGTATTGCGGCAGGaggggcggcggccgctCCGCGTTATGGCACGAGCGGCTGCGCCGTTGGCGACTGGGCGATGGCTGTGTGAGGTAGTGCCGGCTGCCGTGGCGGTGCGGGCAGTGCGGGCGGCACCGGCAACCGCGGCGATGCAGGCATTGGTGTGCGCCGGGCGGCGGACGAGCCCGGGGCAGAGTTCGCAGGCTGTGCGTATgggcggccgcggcgccgaCATGCCGGAACGCATCCAGAGCGCGCTAGGCCGGTTCGCAACCGAGTGCAAGGTGCGGCGCTCACGCAGCCGGCTCGGAATGGAACGGGACGGGCCAACGGGGCCGCAGGTGGTGGTGGCCATTTGTCCGGTCGGGGCGAGGCTGGTGGCGCTGCACACAGCGATGGGCACGATAGTGGTGGTAGCCGGCGGGcccggcggcggctggcAGCTGGGGGACCGGATCTGCACGGATGGACCGCTGACATTTGCGCTCTACACAGGGGTGTACTGGAGCGTCGGATGGCGCGCAGAGCGCGAGGCTAGTGTATAA
- the PCK1 gene encoding phosphoenolpyruvate carboxykinase PCK1 (Syntenic homolog of Saccharomyces cerevisiae YKR097W (PCK1)) — protein sequence MSPSKVYQTPEEKIRAELGLSSGVLTIRRNAPAAVLYEDALAERKTAISSTGALIAYSGEKTGRSPKDKRIVDEPTSSDNIWWGPVNRKASEKTWLINRERAADFLRTREHLYIVDAYAGWDPRYRIKIRIVCCRAYHALFMTNMLIRPTEEELAEFGEPDFTVWNAGQFPANTHTEGMSSKTTVEINFRAMEMVILGTEYAGEMKKGIFTVMFYLMPINHNVLTLHSSANQGPNNDVTLFFGLSGTGKTTLSADQHRKLIGDDEHCWSDYGVFNIEGGCYAKCIGLSGEKEPEIFNAIKYGSVLENVVYDPVTRVVDYEDSSITENTRCAYPIEYIPSAQIPCLSENHPSNIVLLTCDASGVLPPVSRLTPEQVMYHFISGYTSKMAGTEQGVTEPEATFSSCFGQPFLALHPMKYATMLAEKMSQHNASAWLINTGWTGSSYTAGGKRCPLKYTRAILDSIHDGTLAQAEYETLPVFGLSIPKAVEGVPAELLNPAKNWVEGEGKYASAVSALASKFTENFKIYQDQATEEVVRAGPQI from the coding sequence ATGTCGCCATCAAAGGTATACCAAACACCAGAGGAGAAGATCCGCGCTGAGCTTGGGCTCAGCTCGGGCGTTTTGACGATTCGGCGCAATGCGCCGGCCGCGGTGTTGTACGAAGATGCGCTAGCGGAGCGCAAGACAGCAATCTCCAGCACTGGCGCGTTGATTGCGTACTCTGGGGAAAAGACGGGTCGGTCGCCTAAGGACAAGCGGATCGTGGACGAGCCCACGTCGTCTGACAATATTTGGTGGGGTCCAGTGAACCGCAAGGCGTCGGAGAAGACGTGGTTGATCAACCGCGAGCGTGCCGCAGACTTCTTGCGTACCCGCGAGCACCTATACATCGTGGATGCGTACGCGGGCTGGGACCCCCGCTACCGCATCAAGATCCGGATTGTGTGCTGCCGCGCATACCACGCGTTGTTCATGACCAACATGTTGATCAGGCCGACCGAAGAGGAGCTTGCGGAGTTCGGCGAGCCAGACTTCACCGTGTGGAACGCGGGCCAGTTCCCAGCGAACACGCACACTGAGGGTATGTCCTCGAAGACCACTGTCGAAATCAACTTCAGGGCGATGGAGATGGTCATCCTTGGCACGGAGTACGCTGGTGAGATGAAGAAGGGTATCTTCACGGTGATGTTCTACTTGATGCCTATCAACCACAACGTCTTGACATTGCACTCCTCCGCCAACCAGGGCCCCAACAACGATGTGACGCTCTTCTTCGGCTTGAGCGGCACTGGTAAGACGACCTTGTCTGCGGACCAGCACCGGAAATTGAtcggcgacgacgagcaCTGCTGGTCTGACTACGGTGTGTTCAACATAGAAGGTGGGTGCTACGCCAAGTGTATCGGCCTAAGCGGGGAGAAGGAGCCGGAAATCTTCAATGCAATCAAGTACGGCTCTGTTTTGGAGAACGTGGTCTACGACCCAGTAACGCGTGTCGTGGACTATGAGGACTCTTCGATCACCGAGAACACACGTTGCGCGTACCCAATTGAGTACATCCCAAGCGCGCAGATTCCATGCTTGTCCGAGAACCATCCTTCTAACATCGTTCTATTGACCTGCGATGCCTCAGGTGTGTTGCCACCTGTGTCCCGTTTGACGCCGGAGCAGGTGATGTACCACTTCATCTCGGGCTACACCTCCAAGATGGCCGGTACTGAGCAGGGAGTCACTGAGCCTGAGGCTACCTTCTCTTCCTGCTTCGGCCAGCCATTCCTAGCCCTACATCCAATGAAATACGCTACGATGTTGGCTGAAAAGATGTCGCAGCATAACGCTAGCGCCTGGTTGATTAACACGGGCTGGACTGGCTCCTCGTATACGGCCGGCGGTAAGCGCTGTCCATTGAAGTACACCCGTGCTATCTTGGACTCGATCCATGACGGAACCTTGGCCCAGGCTGAATACGAGACCCTACCCGTCTTTGGTTTGTCCATTCCAAAAGCGGTCGAGGGCGTGCCAGCTG